One genomic region from Cellulomonas hominis encodes:
- a CDS encoding CheR family methyltransferase — MSLTQDTFAFVADVVRRRSAIQLEAGKEYLVESRLLPLARDAGHPGVDAYVREVRARGREADLAEIVEALTTNETSWFRDATPFSALRTHMVPALRADRPVLDSVRVWSAACSTGQEPYSLAMTLADVLGPGVRVDITATDLSEQVLAQARSGRYSQLEVNRGLPAPMLVRHFQRSGTDWQISEALRRAVTFQKHNLLDLPPAGPFDIVFLRNVLIYFDLATKRSILSRVHRVLKPGGFLVLGAAETTIGVDGDWERMPVERGSVYRPVHAGLVPSPRPAPAAAASAAPFSRPAGAPATSTLPTTRPRPAGPAGAAFPQGVTR; from the coding sequence GTGAGCCTGACCCAGGACACCTTCGCGTTCGTCGCCGACGTCGTCCGGCGCCGCAGCGCGATCCAGCTCGAGGCCGGCAAGGAGTACCTCGTCGAGAGCCGCCTCCTGCCGCTCGCCCGCGACGCCGGCCACCCCGGCGTGGACGCGTACGTCCGCGAGGTCCGGGCGCGCGGGCGCGAGGCCGACCTCGCGGAGATCGTCGAGGCGCTGACCACCAACGAGACGTCCTGGTTCCGGGATGCCACGCCGTTCAGCGCGCTGCGCACCCACATGGTGCCCGCGCTGCGCGCCGACCGCCCCGTGCTCGACTCGGTGCGCGTCTGGTCCGCCGCCTGCTCGACCGGGCAGGAGCCGTACTCGCTCGCGATGACCCTCGCCGACGTGCTCGGCCCGGGCGTGCGGGTGGACATCACCGCCACCGACCTGTCCGAGCAGGTGCTCGCGCAGGCCCGGTCCGGCCGGTACTCCCAGCTCGAGGTGAACCGCGGCCTGCCCGCGCCGATGCTCGTCCGGCACTTCCAGCGCTCGGGCACCGACTGGCAGATCTCCGAGGCCCTGCGCCGCGCGGTGACGTTCCAGAAGCACAACCTGCTGGACCTGCCGCCCGCCGGCCCGTTCGACATCGTGTTCCTGCGCAACGTGCTCATCTACTTCGACCTGGCCACCAAGCGCTCGATCCTGTCCCGGGTGCACCGCGTGCTGAAGCCCGGCGGGTTCCTCGTGCTCGGCGCGGCGGAGACCACCATCGGCGTCGACGGCGACTGGGAGCGGATGCCGGTCGAGCGCGGGTCCGTCTACCGGCCCGTGCACGCCGGCCTGGTCCCGAGCCCGCGCCCCGCGCCCGCCGCCGCGGCCTCGGCCGCCCCGTTCTCCCGGCCGGCCGGCGCGCCTGCCACCTCGACCCTGCCGACCACCCGACCGCGGCCGGCAGGACCCGCCGGCGCGGCCTTCCCCCAAGGAGTGACCCGATGA